The following proteins are co-located in the Conyzicola lurida genome:
- a CDS encoding HpcH/HpaI aldolase family protein → MTESRGAWMMLGEPGLTARIAGAGFDWILLDQQHGAIGPDRLVGLARAHDHGACELAVRVPSADPAAIGRALDVGASIVVVPLVQTADEARAIVAAANYPPVGGRSWGPLTPLWGAPTPDAASAKPRLWPMIETRTALDQLDEILAVEGLDAVFIGPYDLSLALGMTLAELLADDRGPLATIVAACRKAGVACGAFAGSPANAKRLAKFGFGHLAVTTDLGIIDAGTAFVLPGWGAPRTLY, encoded by the coding sequence TTGACAGAGTCCCGAGGCGCATGGATGATGCTCGGCGAACCCGGCCTCACCGCCCGCATCGCCGGTGCCGGATTCGACTGGATCCTGCTGGACCAGCAACACGGTGCGATCGGCCCGGACCGTCTGGTCGGACTCGCCCGTGCGCACGACCACGGCGCCTGCGAGCTCGCGGTGCGCGTGCCGTCGGCGGATCCCGCCGCGATCGGCCGCGCGCTCGACGTGGGTGCCTCGATCGTGGTCGTGCCGCTCGTGCAGACCGCCGACGAGGCGCGCGCCATCGTCGCCGCGGCGAACTACCCGCCGGTAGGCGGCCGCAGCTGGGGTCCGCTGACCCCGCTCTGGGGAGCGCCGACCCCGGATGCCGCGTCCGCGAAGCCGCGCCTGTGGCCGATGATCGAGACGCGCACGGCCCTCGACCAGCTCGACGAGATCCTCGCTGTCGAGGGACTCGACGCCGTCTTCATCGGACCGTACGACCTCTCGCTCGCCCTCGGTATGACCCTCGCCGAGCTGCTCGCCGACGACCGCGGGCCGCTCGCCACGATCGTCGCGGCCTGCCGGAAGGCGGGTGTGGCCTGCGGTGCCTTCGCCGGGTCGCCGGCCAACGCCAAGCGCCTGGCGAAGTTCGGCTTCGGCCACCTCGCCGTGACGACCGACCTCGGCATCATCGACGCCGGTACCGCGTTCGTCCTGCCGGGATGGGGCGCGCCACGCACGCTCTACTAG
- a CDS encoding Lrp/AsnC family transcriptional regulator — MAAVPPISDSPLKTLAQRILPSGPSVELDAIDTKLLVELSRDARIPQSKLADILGMSSPAVADRIARLKQRGVIRGFSVDIDWERLGNSTVAYLSIVAAIGHDQSVVISHLLEIRGVEEISVVTGSNDMVVKIRAHGFDDLRQILANEVWNIAGVQQTVTSIALVHAEPENVTERMLRAISKHDV; from the coding sequence ATGGCCGCAGTTCCGCCGATCAGCGATTCCCCGCTCAAGACGCTCGCCCAGCGCATTCTGCCGAGCGGTCCGAGCGTCGAGCTCGACGCGATCGACACGAAACTGCTGGTCGAATTGTCGCGCGACGCGCGAATCCCGCAGTCGAAGCTGGCGGACATTCTCGGAATGTCGTCGCCCGCCGTGGCCGACCGAATCGCGCGCCTCAAGCAGCGCGGCGTCATCCGCGGCTTCAGCGTCGACATCGACTGGGAGCGCCTCGGCAACTCGACGGTCGCCTACCTGTCCATCGTCGCGGCGATCGGCCACGACCAGAGCGTCGTTATTTCGCACCTGCTCGAGATCCGTGGCGTGGAGGAGATCAGCGTCGTCACCGGCAGCAACGACATGGTGGTGAAGATCCGCGCCCACGGTTTCGACGACCTCCGTCAGATCCTCGCGAACGAGGTGTGGAACATCGCCGGCGTGCAGCAGACCGTGACCTCGATCGCCCTCGTGCACGCCGAACCCGAGAACGTCACGGAGCGCATGCTGAGGGCGATTTCCAAGCACGACGTC
- a CDS encoding MFS transporter, which translates to MTDSNTVDAPESRFWALAQAGIVAVAFSLLLAGTNAVNPLLPVYREVLRLEPFVLSLTFVFYVTVLVIALVVLARPSLTRHATGLLLAALAVALGADALLSLSTEWSVLVGRMVAGVAGGLATGAAAALVVAAIGARGRALSATGNLVGAVVGTAASQIVIELRGSAATHEVFLWHGIAVLVVLVAASIVLRVRRAPNRLALATVAGVPEKLRLRLSDARYLATGCVAWAGVSVAIVLGATVFAELDSPLVRAVGPALMLGSSAAGQLASPHLARVVPWMSGVVLLSVGALGIAAGAVVDSPPLSLAGFAALGIGIGISYRAGLVALSRGASPARQGALSSAYGAITYAVAAAVVLTVGAVGNVTGVVPAAIGALVVTAVFGLVLLPFAPRLRDTVDRV; encoded by the coding sequence ATGACCGATTCCAATACCGTAGACGCGCCCGAATCTCGCTTCTGGGCACTCGCGCAGGCCGGAATCGTCGCCGTCGCCTTCTCGTTGCTTCTCGCCGGCACCAACGCGGTCAACCCTCTGCTGCCGGTGTATCGCGAGGTTCTGCGTCTCGAGCCCTTCGTGCTGTCGCTGACTTTCGTGTTCTACGTGACGGTGCTCGTGATCGCGCTCGTCGTGCTCGCTCGGCCGAGCCTCACCCGGCACGCGACGGGCCTGCTGCTCGCGGCGCTCGCGGTCGCGCTCGGCGCCGACGCGCTGCTCTCGCTCTCGACCGAGTGGTCGGTGCTCGTGGGGCGCATGGTCGCCGGTGTCGCGGGCGGCCTCGCGACCGGGGCCGCGGCCGCGCTCGTCGTCGCCGCGATCGGCGCCCGCGGGCGCGCGCTCTCGGCCACGGGCAACCTCGTCGGAGCGGTCGTCGGCACGGCGGCATCCCAGATCGTCATCGAACTCCGCGGCAGCGCCGCGACGCACGAGGTGTTCCTCTGGCACGGCATCGCGGTGCTGGTCGTGCTCGTCGCGGCGTCCATCGTGTTGCGCGTGCGCCGTGCCCCCAACCGCCTCGCCCTCGCGACCGTCGCCGGCGTGCCCGAGAAGCTGCGACTGCGGCTCTCCGACGCGCGCTACCTCGCGACCGGGTGCGTGGCCTGGGCGGGAGTGAGCGTCGCGATCGTGCTCGGCGCCACGGTGTTCGCCGAGCTCGACTCCCCGCTGGTACGGGCCGTCGGACCGGCCCTGATGCTCGGCTCGAGCGCGGCCGGCCAGCTGGCGAGCCCGCACCTGGCCAGGGTCGTGCCGTGGATGTCGGGAGTGGTGCTCCTCTCGGTGGGAGCGCTCGGCATCGCGGCCGGCGCCGTCGTCGACTCCCCGCCGCTCTCTCTCGCCGGGTTCGCCGCCCTTGGCATCGGCATCGGCATCTCGTACCGCGCCGGCCTCGTCGCACTCTCGCGTGGTGCGAGCCCGGCGCGACAGGGCGCTCTCTCCTCCGCGTACGGGGCGATCACCTACGCCGTCGCCGCGGCGGTCGTGCTCACCGTGGGTGCGGTCGGCAACGTCACGGGCGTCGTGCCCGCGGCGATCGGCGCGCTCGTGGTCACGGCGGTGTTCGGCCTCGTGCTGCTGCCGTTCGCGCCCCGGCTGCGCGACACGGTCGACCGCGTCTGA
- a CDS encoding PLP-dependent aminotransferase family protein: MSLTFSRRMERVRPSAIRDLLAHGADPRLISFGGGYPDQRLFPVAELRSVFDSVLSDATGSAALQYTTSEGLPALRAAIADRLAAKGTPTAADDVLIVQGGQQGLDLVGKLMLDAGDTVIVEDPTFLGALIALNPFEPQYATVRIDDEGMDVEHLETVLARHPETKMIYTVPDFHNPTGVTMSLARRTRLIELANQHDLLILEDTPYRELRYDGEHLPTLRSLDTEGRVVHLGSYSKILAPGMRLGWVIADPDVLARLTLLKLAADTQSSTLNMSAILAYTQQYDLDAHIERLVDAYRIKRDLMLATIDDTFPAGIERTTPSGGLFTWLTFPEGFDSTAFMKDVALPEARVAYVPGASFFAVDVKTNHARINFSGLSEDDIVDGISRLGALLTTHLK; encoded by the coding sequence ATGAGCTTGACCTTCTCGCGGCGTATGGAACGCGTGCGCCCCTCCGCGATCCGCGACCTGCTCGCCCACGGCGCCGATCCCCGCCTGATCTCCTTCGGTGGCGGCTACCCCGACCAGCGTCTGTTCCCCGTCGCCGAGCTGCGTTCCGTGTTCGACAGCGTGCTCAGCGACGCGACCGGCAGCGCGGCTCTGCAGTACACGACGTCGGAGGGTCTGCCCGCGCTCCGGGCCGCGATCGCCGACCGCCTCGCCGCCAAGGGAACGCCGACCGCCGCGGACGACGTGCTCATCGTGCAGGGCGGCCAGCAGGGGCTCGACCTCGTCGGCAAGCTCATGCTCGATGCCGGCGACACCGTCATCGTCGAAGACCCCACGTTCCTAGGCGCGCTCATCGCGCTCAACCCGTTCGAACCGCAGTACGCCACCGTGCGCATCGACGACGAAGGAATGGACGTCGAGCACCTCGAGACCGTGCTCGCGCGTCATCCCGAAACCAAAATGATCTACACGGTCCCCGACTTCCACAACCCGACCGGCGTGACCATGAGCCTCGCGCGTCGCACGCGGCTCATCGAACTGGCCAACCAGCACGACCTGTTGATCCTCGAGGACACCCCGTACCGCGAACTGCGCTACGACGGCGAGCACCTGCCCACGCTGCGCAGCCTCGACACCGAGGGCCGCGTCGTGCACCTCGGCAGCTACTCGAAGATCCTCGCGCCGGGCATGCGGCTCGGCTGGGTGATTGCCGATCCCGACGTGCTCGCGCGCCTGACCCTGCTCAAGCTCGCCGCCGATACCCAGTCGTCGACGCTCAACATGTCGGCGATCCTCGCCTACACCCAGCAGTACGACCTCGACGCGCACATCGAGCGACTCGTCGACGCGTACCGGATCAAGCGCGACCTCATGCTCGCGACCATCGACGACACCTTCCCGGCCGGCATCGAACGCACCACCCCCTCGGGCGGCCTGTTCACCTGGCTCACCTTCCCCGAGGGCTTCGACAGCACGGCCTTTATGAAGGATGTCGCACTGCCCGAAGCGCGGGTCGCCTACGTCCCGGGCGCCTCGTTCTTCGCCGTCGACGTCAAGACCAACCACGCGCGGATCAACTTCTCCGGACTCAGCGAAGACGACATCGTCGACGGCATCAGCCGTCTCGGCGCGCTACTCACCACCCACCTCAAGTAA
- a CDS encoding amidohydrolase family protein, whose translation MTTLSDAIEALPLVDHHVHSILPSSISETEFIDAITEADHAFSRETAFDTQLGFALRRHCAPILGLPAFATGEEYLAKRAELGYEETTRRLLRASGISDYIIDGGYLPEQLLPVDEFMGLADATPHTIVRLETVAEAAMDGATSYADFLERLAASLAEKAPTAIGYKSVAAYRCGLDLAPERPTADELATAASDWFDLVQSSGSIRLVDKVIVRHLIWWALADEKSVLQIHAGFGGTNLMMETASPVLMQKLVAATQHTGGRIVFLHCYPYAREAGFLAHLYPHVYMDVGEALNYVGANAVGLVRESLDLAPFNKVLFSSDAWGLPELVYLGAKLWRDATSVVLGEYVERDGWPESEALRVATLTASGNAAVLYGRSF comes from the coding sequence ATGACCACCCTCTCCGACGCGATCGAGGCCCTGCCGCTCGTCGACCACCACGTGCACAGCATCCTCCCGTCGTCCATCTCGGAAACCGAGTTCATCGACGCGATCACCGAGGCCGACCACGCGTTTTCGCGCGAGACCGCGTTCGACACGCAGCTCGGCTTCGCGCTGCGCCGCCACTGCGCGCCGATCCTCGGGCTGCCGGCGTTCGCCACCGGCGAGGAGTACCTCGCCAAGCGCGCCGAGCTCGGCTACGAGGAGACCACCCGCCGCCTGCTGCGGGCCTCGGGCATCTCGGACTACATCATCGACGGCGGCTACCTGCCCGAGCAGCTGCTGCCCGTCGACGAGTTCATGGGCCTGGCAGACGCCACCCCGCACACCATCGTGCGCCTCGAGACCGTCGCCGAGGCGGCGATGGACGGCGCGACCTCGTACGCCGACTTCCTCGAGCGCCTCGCGGCCTCGCTCGCCGAGAAGGCACCGACCGCGATCGGCTACAAGTCCGTCGCCGCCTACCGCTGCGGGCTCGACCTCGCCCCCGAGCGCCCCACGGCCGACGAGCTCGCCACGGCCGCGTCCGACTGGTTCGACCTCGTGCAGTCGTCGGGGTCCATCCGCCTGGTCGACAAGGTGATCGTGCGCCACCTCATCTGGTGGGCGCTCGCCGACGAGAAGTCGGTGCTGCAGATTCACGCCGGCTTCGGCGGCACCAACCTGATGATGGAGACCGCGAGCCCGGTGCTGATGCAGAAGCTGGTCGCGGCGACGCAGCACACGGGCGGACGCATCGTGTTCCTGCACTGCTACCCCTACGCCCGCGAGGCCGGATTCCTCGCCCACCTCTACCCTCACGTGTACATGGACGTCGGCGAGGCGCTGAACTACGTCGGCGCGAACGCCGTCGGCCTCGTGCGCGAGAGCCTCGACCTCGCCCCGTTCAACAAGGTGCTGTTCTCCAGCGACGCGTGGGGCCTGCCCGAGCTGGTCTACCTGGGCGCCAAGCTCTGGCGCGACGCGACCTCCGTGGTGCTCGGCGAGTACGTCGAGCGCGACGGCTGGCCCGAGTCCGAGGCGCTGCGCGTCGCGACCCTGACCGCGTCGGGCAACGCCGCGGTGCTGTACGGGCGCAGCTTCTAG